The genome window TTGATTAAAAGTAGACAAGCTGTACTTTTTTCATCTCTGTTTCTTTGAATCCTTTGGGAAAGAGTAATAGTTTGGTATATAGGAATTATATAcaaattggacaaagtttgacattttacccCAATATTTTGAAGATTTTAGACAACTTGAGAGTACACGTGACAAATCGGAATTTCAATCAAACAGATTGATTTTGCCAATTGCAGTTATAGGGATAAATCGTTTTCAATTGAATATGCAGTcgaattatttgaaatttttaaTCAATCTAAACGAGTGATTCTAATTGTGGTACAACACATGTCATTTGACAGTTATAAGAGTTAATCCAATAttccatttcaatctattttgaatctattatatgattcctatcataaaccattaaacattacaaatttgaaatatttcaatcggtcaATTAGGAGACCAATCAtatggtattccagttgaaatacatattcctctatggaagacaagatCTTACTcctccacaaagggagtgtgaatttcaaattgatttaCCTAAATTGGTAATTCCATTTGATgttaaggtcgtgtcttctatgcgggtgtatggatttctactagAATTGCCCAGTAAGTTATGTATGATAGATAACTTGCAGTCTAATGATAATGGTGTACAACTTTCTTCTGCCTAAGCAACTATTATACTTGTcattattgatgagattcatcaggatcgttcaaagtcaGATTACATTATTAAGATTCTGGTTACAGATCCAAAAGAGATGAAGTACTCACTtgatatatttcagttccaatcaggaaccttgttcactctgcaatgactgtactAGATGTCAGCAGACCCAAGTGGCTATGATGACGTCGCCACTTTTGCTGGTTGCCGTTGTGAGATGATCTGGTCATCGACCATTGCAAGAGTCAGACAAGAACACACGTTGGCTTAAAGAAGCCATTTGATTAGGAGCAGGGGCAAAaacaccatgaacaaggacgagggggcatacaaattggacagaatATATGACCCGACATCTCACAACCAGCAAAAGTGGCGACGTCATCACAGCCACTTGGGTCTgctgacatctagaaacactatttacagtcattgcagagtgaacacggttcctgattggaactgaaatatatcgagTGAGTATTTCATATCCTTTGGATCTGTAACCAGAATCTTAATAATTTAACTATACTTGTCATGTCTATCTggtaaataaaaaatatacctTCCACGCCGCCGTAGCCGGCGCCAGCACAAGCAGTGCAAGGAATGGTTTCTTCTGACATCAATTGCATCTGCATAGCTTTCTGCTCAGTTAATCGATGAACAATCGCCAGTGGTTGCCATTCTTTCAAGCCACCTGGTGGTATGTCGAATTCTTCTCCGCATTCAATACATTTCACGTTGCTGTTGGGTAGTGAGTCGGTGGCATGTCCTTCTAAGCAGCTTTCGCAGTAGCTGTGTAAGCATGGAAGAGTCTTTGGAGAGTTTAGAGGTTGATGGCATTTACTGCACTTGGTGATGTCATAAGGTTGGGTAACCAATGACGCAGCCATGATtaatctataataataataataataataataataataataataataacactaataataacggTCTCGtgtgattatcttgacgaatgcactcTGCTCAGTGAATTGTCCTTATCATAATGGTATAGATCTTGCCAATAATTACGATAATTTAACAAAAACACGGTCAATTTCCTACTTTGACATAGGCCTGCgtattaaatatataaatatgcaaGACCCTTTCCGAGCCAGCTTTCCCTTCTAAAAGgagtttattaaatttattacaaTACATTTTTCGGGAATTGTAAAGCTTGAAAGGGGATCAAATATTCTCATATTGTGTTTTCTCTCCTACTCCTACaaccacacacaaacaaacaaaaaccctgGACAAAAACCAACTTACTTTTAGAACTGTAGGCTAGATGTTGTCGAGAAGTGTTGTCCAAGTTATTCCGAGACGGTTTCTTTCAGAAATGTGTCATCATACTATAAAATAATGCAATAGAATCTTGTGCAGCTTTGTACACACGTATTTGTAAGCAAATAAATGCAGGTTTATCAATAAAAGCGAACTATGAACCAATGCGAACAATGACCCGAGATGTTGATTCACGTCATGACGGAAAGCTACACGAGACATGCAAAATGCGGAGGGTAATGTTAAGCAATTACTTGGAAAATTCAACTGTAGGCCTAAAGTTATTAGGCAAAGTTGTGAATTAAATTTGTCAGAACTTCTGAAAGGCGTGGTGTCACTTTTGGTGTATGGATATAGCTCTGTATtcgccaaaatgtgaaatcgtCATTTTATCAAGTTTATTATATGTCTTTTACACGCTTCCGTAAATTTCCATATCGGGGACTTCCCCATACATTTTCCGCTCACGCAAGGGCTGCCTGCCTGTACACTATAGAGctctattattatgattataggAATAACATGTGAAATTGTTATCAACCTTAATATTTTATATACGCTATAATGACTATTGCTATCAACCTTAATGGTGTATACAAAGTATTCTAGCCTAGAATACTTTGGTGTATATACGCTATAATGACTTTTACTGCTAATTTGATAACTTCTAGTTGCATGTATATTTTCATAGGAGGCTTATAAGGGTGTTAATATCAAattatgggctgtgcaataatatacTATGCTAACTGAAATATTCAAGGAAGTCTCTATTCTAAtctaaatatcaaatttgaaataaatataggCATACCCTAGAACATTTTCATAATAATATAAGAGCAAAAAAGATAGACAAAAATATGGAATAGCCTTATAGGGATGCATCAACCACCTCAACCTCTTGTGCCGAGGGCCTCTCTTACCACCGGGTAAAGTGTCAGGTCGATTTGTTGATGTTGTTAATTAAATGGATGCAAGGGATGACCTTACAATTAGCCTTAATCGTTCGGTAGTAAATTTGGCCGATTTGGCGTGACAACAAATATGTTAGGGCGTTACAAGCAATGTCCCGCTCCCTCTGGTAGACGACAGGTAGGACGAGAGCTAAGTACTTTGTTTCTTATATTGTATAATTTcacataatattattaaaaaatgttgacgcctgtatgtgggtttctgtccAAATTAACCTCACATTTGGCAATTTAGCCCGAAAGTGCAATTTTTTGCCCGATTCGCTCGCATTTATTCCACCATATGTCTTcagttcaatatggcaaaatattttcGCATTTGCGCGCAAAATCTACGATAAAcgtattttgtcgccaaaaggtgttggattcactataattatttccaaccccacccccccatgtcaaaaagaaatctacgccactgatcgtCTAGTACTAGTATATACATGTTGAGAGATCCATCCTAGGAAGAATCTTCCACATTTTACTATCATGTTTTTTAAAGGTAGTCATATATATTTGGGTCATGTTGGGCCCCGTTTTTGGTTCGGTTTAATATAACAAACCAGATTTTAACTACGTTTGAAAATCATGATAAATGACACAATCAGTCCTGGGTATTTATGGTGACGAAATGTGTTTTTATCTTCATTTAATCATCATGGTAGTCAAATTGGCAAAAGTgtgttaaaataaatatattgaaaaTTGTTTAACTTAAATGACGACAAACTGACCCGTTTTATGTCCAATATCTAATAAGATATAGAAGTTGTAATACGCATGCATTAATATTGTTACTCAGTTGACTTAAAACTATTACAATCGTTGCCATTTGCACTGAAATATCCAGTACAAAAACATAAAATGACCTGGtttattaaaatgtttacaaaattcgAAATGGCCACAATTCAACATATTATACAGTTATTTGAAACACCAATCAACATTTTATTATGTACTTACAGAACACTGCAGAAACATTGCTCTCACATTTTGGATGCTACTTGTAAGTCCCCAGTAGACTAAAGTCCAAAATGGCTGTGGATATATAGCCATCGAAGATAGCTATTATGATATAAATGTACTTGGAATTTTGGCAGCCAATGTTGAATTTTaggttcaccatgttcactgccaaattaaaatgtatttatcaaTACAACATTTGGATTGCACCATTTCAATGATCCTAtataaacaacatatatagaaaCCAATGTTAGCATAAGACCAATTCTCACGAAAAAGTCGCCAATtggatttcaaaaaaaaaaaaaaaaatccttattTCCTTTGAttttgttgctttttggaaaGAAGATAGTGCTTTTAGAAATTTTGATCAAGTCAACTATAACGGGCATGAAATTTCAAAGGAATTCGTGACGAAATTATTTTTTATAGATTACCCTTAAGAGTGGGATATGAAGAACCCAAGGATATGAAAATCTGTTTTGTAAACTCTACGTGCAGTTTGAAGGCGTCCGAAGTAATTTTTAGCAACTTTAATTTAAATCTCAAAACATTTCACTGATTTGTTGTTCGCCACAAAAAGTAACTTATCGTCAGCAGACAGCGCTATGCTGTTTATAAAGTTTGAAATACATTTCTCCACGCAATCTATGTATTTCCCAGAAGCAGAATAGCGATAGACCGCGTATCCGTTGGCGTCATCAGCGACAAACACCTCGTCTTCGTCGCCGTCAACGCTGAAGCATTTGCTTACAACAAGACCGGAAGGATACCAAGATGAAACGCCAATTGGTGGCGGAAGTTTTGACAGAAGCTTTCCTGCTTCGTCTATGATATGAACTTCACCAGTTGAATAAGGACTGACAAGGATGTTTCCTTTTGATGTGGCTGCGAGGAAATGTGGCGCAATCGTCACCTTGATACTCGACAGATGCGTTCCGTCCAGCGAATGGCAACTTACGAAATTGTGAGTGATATTTCCTGCAAGAACCCGATTCTTTGCGTTGATGGCTAACCCACGTAGACCGCTTGATCCATGAGTGTTGTAAGCAACATTATCAGGGGATACCGTGTGGAAGTATCGTTTGTAAGTCCCTTGGAAATCAAATATCTTCACGTATGGTGATGACGAGTCGGTGACGTAGAATAAATTGTCGGGGCCAACCTGAATGCACCATGGGTTGGATTTTCTCCCTGCGTCAACACCTACATTGACGTTGAATGCAGATTTAAATGCACCGTCGgcgttaaaaatcttaactttggCTGCGCTGTAATCCGTTACTGCAATATCTCTAGTTAGTGTGACGGCAACATCAAATGCAAGGGCGAATTTCTCATTGCCATCATTTCCGAATTCCATCTTCAAGGCAGGCGTCTTATTCCTCAGCTCACGTTTACGCCGTATATCACGCGACCAAACCTGGCCAATGACTATCTTGTCAGAATTCTGGACTGTGTTTTCCTCAAATTTGACATCAGTCAAATTCTTCCCAGTGTGAATAATCGACGCAGGCTCGACTCCAACGACATCATCTACAACAGTCTTCAGGGATCCGTAATCAGAAGCGACCTCAAACTCAGATCCACTTTCTTTCAGTAATTTGGTAACTGCCTTTGCGGTTGATATCCGGGATATTATGGAGGTCAGCTGGTTATCTGCGCTCTTGATGGTTTCTAGACCTTCCTTCTCTATGGTGTTTAACTCCTCTTCGGTAGCCTTCCGTGCCTCATCCAGACGCTTCAAATAAGAAGACTTCAATTTATTGACGGTATCTTTGATCTGGATCCTAGCTTCTGAAACAGCTAGATCAAAATCACGTCTGATCTTACGGATTTCCTGCAAAGCTTTACTGACATTTTCCTCATTCTTCCTACAGCTCTCTTGCATCTGTTGAAGCTGTTCCTTCTTCTCCTTGACGACCTGTTCCAACTCAGCTTGCTTGTGTTCTGGATGACGATGTGTGATGACGACGCACTGACGACAGATGGGAACATCGCAGGTTTCACAATAGAAAAGCAGAGCTTCACCTTTGTGTTTTACGCACATTTTCTGCTCGATAGCAGTGGCTTCAGGGAATTTCCCTTCGCGAAGCTCATCGAGAGTAACAATAGGGTGGTTTTTCAGGACTCGTAGTATTTTGTGCATAGTAACACAACGCTTACACAAGTAGTCATCACATTCTGTACATCGAGCCACAGCGGTTGGTAGGTCAGACTTGACGCCTTGCTCTTCTGTGTAAAATATGTAAAACGGAAAATTCTGATATTagtgtttgtttttatttactcTAAGCATTTCGTTAAATGTATTGTGTTGGGGTTATTAACCGTTCTCATTTTCTACAGGcaaaaaaaataacatattttattgCTTATTGCACAGAAATTCACACCGTTACCATTTTGGCCCGATACAGATATTTAGTCAAAGAtcaatcaatattattaccaacaGTTAAATATGGATAAATTATTTTACCGATGTGTCATACAGGAGCTAAACTTGTAATACTGATTTATAGATTTTGGAAGGTTTTGGTAAAAGGTGGTCTTGTTCAACTTTGGTGTGCTGATTCCAAATCTTTTAAGTGTAATTTCATAAATGTAGGTCCACAAAATGTGACATCAAAGTGTAAAAGAGTGGTcaaatttggttgaaatccaaGCATTCTAGAgagtgcaaactattattttgCCGACATAATATTGACAAACTATTGAAGACCTGAGAACTACAATGGGTTAaatcacaaaatcatgaaaaatgagTTTTGAATTTAGTGTTACAGAGCATTGAAACTGCATAGACAAAATCACCTCCTTACATTGAAACTATATGGCCATGACAACATTCCTTGCCATTTATCTCGATTGCGATTTAGCACCGTCTTCAATTTGAGACCAGATTAATAACTTATGCGACCAGGCATAATTGTTAATTGTGTGTGATAAAGAAAATGCAGTCTAATAATAATGGTGTACAATTTTCCTCTGTATTTTCTATGCGTGTCACGTCTATGTGATAATTAAAATAACTATACCTTCCTCGCCTACGCCAGCACAAGCAGTGCAAGGAATGGTTTCTTCTGACATCAATTGCATCTGCATAGCTTTCTGCTCCGTTAACCGATGAACAATCGCCAGTGGTTGCCATTCTTTCAAGCCACCTGGTGGGATGTCGAATTCTTCTCCACATTCAATACATTTCACTTTGTTGTTGGGTAATGAGTTGGTGGTATGTCCTTCTAAGCAGCTTTCGCAGTAGCTGTGCAAGCATGGAAGAGTCTTGGGCGATTTTAAAATTTGACGGCATTTACTACACTTGGTGAGGTCATAAGATTGGGTAACCAATGACGCAGCCATGATtaatctataataataataataataataataataataataataataataataataataataataataataataataataatgataatatttataataataataacaacactaataataatgGTCTCGtgtgattatcttgacgaatgcacacTGCTCAGTGAATTGTCCTTATCATAAGGGTATAGGGGGTTTGTTAAGTTATTAAATACGTACCATTGTTACAATTCATTTTGAGAGAATTGTAAAGCTTGAAAGGGGGTCAAAAATTGTcatatttacacagccgtgacgttagtatttttttatttggggtcaaatgtcattaaggggtcacttccggtctgaaacgagaaaccttcaaaatgccccttctgccacaagtaacatagcaacgTGGTGctacgtgcacccatgcattgacattagccaatgtctatgggcgtttcatatattttggggtcaaaggtcattaggggtcacaacacggctgtgttcgtgggttagaccacagctaagtctagtgtgTTTGCTCTCCTACTCCTacaaccacacacacacaaacaaaaaccAACTTACTTTTAGAGCTGTAGGCTAGATGTTGTCAAGAGATGTTGTCCAAGTTATTCCAAGACGGTTTCAGAAAAGTGTAGGCCTAATCGTACTATAAAAACTACAGAATCTTGTACAACTTTGTACACACGCATTTGAAAGCAAATAAATGCAGGTTTAGTTTATCAATAAAAGCGAACTATGAACCAATGCGAACAATGACCCGAGTTGTTGATTCACGTCATGACGGAAAGCTACACAAGGCATGCGAAATGCGGAGGATAATGTTAAGCAATTACTTGAAAATTCAGCTGTAGGCCTATGGTTATTTAGGCAAAGTGGTGAATCAAATTTTTCAGAACTTCTGTAAGGCGTGGAGTCACTTTTGGTGGATGGGTATAGCTCTGTATTCGGCAGAATGTGAAATCGTCATTTTATCAAGTTTATTTTATGTCTTTTACACGCTTCCGTAAATTTCCATAGCGGGGACTTCCCCATACATTTTCCGCTCACGCAAAGGCTGCCTGCCTGTACACTATAGAGctctattattatgattataggAATAACATGTGAAATTGTTATCAACCTTAATATTTTATATACGCTATAATGACTATTGCTATCAACCTTAATGGTGTATACAAAGTATTCTAGCCTAGAATACTTTGGTGTATATACGCTATAATGACTATTTTACTGCTATTTTGATAACTTCTAGTTACATGTATATTTTCATAGGAGGCTGATAAGGGCGTTAATATCAAattatgggctgtgcaataataatataCTATGCTCTTGGGTACGAAACTTGAACACGTGGTACGAACAAAATTAATGGGAATATTAATTGACGAAAACCTCACATGGAAATAATCACATAGACAATGTATCGAAGAAATATTATATATCATGAAGTATTTATATAGGAGTACTTTGTGAGCTTAATCTTTGTCATCCGGAGGCATTTTCCTGTAACACGTCTACCAAATGGAGGGGGTTGCAACCCTTATGAATTTTTGTACTAAACGTATTATAGCAAAAACATGTTTACCAACAAATAGCTATGTATCTCCTCAATCCATTATAGCAAAATAAGTACCATCAGTATCCATATTATGTCATTATGACGTCATTATGTGAGTGCGTCCGAGAAATAATTTTTATGGAAAATCTTTGTACacaaaaatgggccaaaattggTTGATCGCTAAAAATATCATAGTTTTGCCCATTAGCTAACTAAAATATTCAAGGAAGTCTCTATTCTAAtctaaatatcaaatttgaaataaatataggCATACCCTAGAACATTTTCATAATAATATAAGAGCAAAAAAGATAGACAAAAATATGGTATAGGGATGCGTCAACCACCTCAACCTCTTGTGCCGAGGGCCTCTCTTACCACGGGGTAAAGTGGTAGGTCGATTTGTTGATGTTGTTAATTAAATGGATGCAAGGGATGACCTTACAATTAGCCTTAATCGTTCGGTAGTAAATTTGGCCGATTTGGCGTGACAAAAAATATGTTAGGGCGTTACAAGCAACGTCCTGCTCCCTCTGGTAGACGACAGGTAGGACGAGAGCTAAGTACTTTGTTTCTTATATTGTATAATTTcacataatattattaaaaaggcATTCTTTGATTGGGGGATGGTCATACATCACcctcccccatgttgacgcctgtatgtgggtttctgaccaaattaacctcacatttggcaatttagcccgaaaagtgcaaatttttgcccgATTCgctcgcatttattccacttttgcaccatatgtcaTCAGttcagcttcaatatggcaaaaattacgaaaaacgtattttgtcgccaaaaggtgttggattcactataatttttccaaccccccccccccccatgtcaaaaagaaatctacgccactgatcgtCTAGTACTAGTATATACATGTTGAGAGATCCATCCTAGGAAGAATCTTCCACATTTTACTATCATGTTTTTTAAAGGTAGTCATATATATGATTGGGTCATGTTGGGCCCCGTTTTTGGTTCGGTTTAATATAACAAACCAGATTTTGACTACGTTTGAAAATCATGATAAATGACACAATCAGTCCTGTGGGTATTTATAGTGACGAAATGTGTTTTTATCTTCATTGAATCATCATGGTAGTCAAATTGACAAAAGTgtgttaaaataaatatattgaaaaTTGTTTAACTTATTAAAATGACGACAAACTGACCCGTTTTATGTCCAATATCTAATAAGATATAGAAGTTGTAAATACGCATAAGTTAATATTGTTATTCAGTTAACTTAAGACTATTAAAATCGCTGCCATTTGCACTGAAATATCCAGTACAAAAACATAAAATGACCTGGtttattaaaatgtttacaaaattcaaaatggccgcaatTCAACATAACCAGTTATTTGAAACAGCAACCAACTTggattttagttttaaaaaatgttGCTTAGAGAACACTGCAGAAACATTGCAAATACATtacaaaacaaatacattttaaatgattGATGCAATATTTTACAACAtcaaaattatgattattttacaGATATTTTACAAAGTGATGTTGAAATGCTTGCTTATTAAactttttaacaatgtttaaaacaTGAATACAAAATGACTGTTGATATctaaaataataatcataatgtagtaacaacaatattttgtagttATATTTCGATCACAATTTTAGATTTTAGTTCATCGAAAGAATTTATTGTaattatagttttcagcagagaacttcagcTGTCTGCCAATTTgacgcagtttatggcgtatacgaaagtgtggttctgattggctaactgAATCACGTCATAATCAcatcattcgctggtcaagctgtgtagcaacACGTGACCTAGTTCATTTTatgcgataatcagacagagcagacgaacaccgctgaagtaatttgctgaatggtatagcaaaacaaaaaattaaatgcATTTTCATTAAGTTGTAAACAAAACATACACCAGTATCAAATATTCTATAGGGACAAGAAAATCATGCGAAATTTTATTTGATGATTATTGTTGATGTCATTATTGGTTTGTGATTaactcaattcaattcaattcaaatttatttatcaatcaatatcatacatagcatatataataataacaatgaatacaataaacatagtttaataaatataataacaattaataataaaagtAAATTGTAATAACATTAACATACTCATATATTGATAATAAATTGTAATAGTTAATACAACTTGAATACATAATCTATGTAATATGTAATATTACaattaataacaattaataataaaagtAAATTG of Amphiura filiformis chromosome 14, Afil_fr2py, whole genome shotgun sequence contains these proteins:
- the LOC140169429 gene encoding uncharacterized protein: MAASLVTQSYDLTKCSKCRQILKSPKTLPCLHSYCESCLEGHTTNSLPNNKVKCIECGEEFDIPPGGLKEWQPLAIVHRLTEQKAMQMQLMSEETIPCTACAGVGEEEEQGVKSDLPTAVARCTECDDYLCKRCVTMHKILRVLKNHPIVTLDELREGKFPEATAIEQKMCVKHKGEALLFYCETCDVPICRQCVVITHRHPEHKQAELEQVVKEKKEQLQQMQESCRKNEENVSKALQEIRKIRRDFDLAVSEARIQIKDTVNKLKSSYLKRLDEARKATEEELNTIEKEGLETIKSADNQLTSIISRISTAKAVTKLLKESGSEFEVASDYGSLKTVVDDVVGVEPASIIHTGKNLTDVKFEENTVQNSDKIVIGQVWSRDIRRKRELRNKTPALKMEFGNDGNEKFALAFDVAVTLTRDIAVTDYSAAKVKIFNADGAFKSAFNVNVGVDAGRKSNPWCIQVGPDNLFYVTDSSSPYVKIFDFQGTYKRYFHTVSPDNVAYNTHGSSGLRGLAINAKNRVLAGNITHNFVSCHSLDGTHLSSIKVTIAPHFLAATSKGNILVSPYSTGEVHIIDEAGKLLSKLPPPIGVSSWYPSGLVVSKCFSVDGDEDEVFVADDANGYAVYRYSASGKYIDCVEKCISNFINSIALSADDKLLFVANNKSVKCFEI